Proteins found in one Seonamhaeicola sp. S2-3 genomic segment:
- a CDS encoding DUF2851 family protein, whose product MQEDFLHYIWKYKKFQFHNLKTTNGESVVISSVGQHNLNSGPDFFNAQIKIDGQLWAGNVEIHIKSSDWFLHNHENDKAYDNVILHVVWEDDTQIFRKNNSVIPTLVLKNLVEANILNNYQSLFSKQNKWINCEQDFAQTDDFVLNNWLERLYFERLETKAKTIEQLLKDSKNNWESVLFKMITKNFGLKVNGESFLSIAQSVDFSVIRKVQSNQLALEALLFGQASLLNDDIEDAYFINLKREYQFLNQKFGLSNQSVLPLQFFRLRPLNFPTIRLSQLASLYHEHQNLFSKINETNKVEDFYKLFKVSASDYWKNHYTFQKESKQASKTLSKSFTDLLLINTILPIKFCYSKQKGTPIDGVILEIANNIASENNSIISAFNKLKKVSKSALQSQALIQLKKTYCDKNKCLQCAVGNSILNK is encoded by the coding sequence GTGCAAGAAGATTTTTTACATTATATCTGGAAATACAAAAAGTTTCAATTTCATAATTTAAAAACAACCAACGGAGAATCTGTTGTAATTAGTTCTGTAGGGCAACACAACTTAAATTCTGGACCAGATTTTTTTAATGCTCAAATTAAAATTGATGGGCAACTTTGGGCTGGTAATGTTGAGATTCATATTAAATCATCTGATTGGTTTTTACATAATCATGAAAATGATAAAGCCTATGATAATGTAATTTTACACGTAGTTTGGGAAGATGATACCCAGATTTTTAGAAAAAACAATTCTGTAATTCCCACTTTAGTGTTGAAAAATTTAGTTGAAGCTAATATTTTAAATAACTACCAGAGTTTGTTTTCTAAACAAAATAAGTGGATTAATTGTGAGCAAGATTTTGCCCAAACTGATGATTTTGTTCTAAACAATTGGCTAGAACGTTTGTACTTTGAACGTTTAGAAACAAAAGCAAAAACCATAGAACAACTGTTGAAGGATTCTAAAAACAATTGGGAGTCTGTTTTGTTTAAAATGATAACCAAAAACTTTGGATTGAAAGTTAATGGCGAATCGTTTTTAAGTATAGCACAATCGGTAGATTTTTCGGTTATAAGAAAAGTACAATCCAATCAACTAGCTTTAGAGGCACTTTTATTTGGGCAAGCTAGTTTATTAAATGATGATATTGAAGATGCGTATTTTATAAACTTAAAACGCGAGTATCAGTTTTTAAATCAAAAATTTGGTTTAAGCAACCAATCAGTCTTACCATTACAGTTTTTTAGGTTGCGGCCTTTAAACTTTCCTACTATTAGGTTATCGCAATTAGCCAGTTTGTATCATGAACATCAAAATTTGTTTTCAAAAATTAATGAAACTAATAAAGTAGAAGACTTTTATAAATTGTTTAAAGTATCGGCTTCAGATTATTGGAAAAACCACTATACTTTTCAAAAGGAATCAAAACAAGCATCAAAAACATTGTCAAAATCGTTTACAGATTTATTATTGATTAATACCATTTTGCCAATAAAATTTTGTTATTCTAAACAAAAAGGAACGCCTATAGATGGTGTTATTTTAGAAATAGCCAATAACATAGCTTCAGAAAATAATAGTATAATTTCAGCCTTTAATAAATTAAAAAAAGTATCAAAATCTGCATTACAATCACAGGCTTTAATTCAGCTAAAAAAAACGTACTGTGATAAAAATAAATGCTTACAATGTGCCGTAGGTAATTCAATTTTAAATAAATAA
- a CDS encoding DUF2721 domain-containing protein, producing MEALTLTTPALLFSAISLIMLAYTNRFLAYAATIRNLHDKYVKNKKSVLIAQIENIKKRLYLTRAMQILGISSLLLCVLTMFLIYIDQQIIAVWVFGVALLLLIASLALLIVEIQISVKALEHHISDIENS from the coding sequence ATGGAAGCATTAACATTAACAACACCCGCTTTATTATTTTCTGCAATATCATTAATAATGTTAGCTTACACCAATAGGTTTTTAGCATATGCAGCAACTATTAGAAATTTACACGATAAATACGTGAAAAATAAAAAAAGTGTATTAATTGCTCAAATAGAAAATATAAAAAAAAGACTTTATTTAACGCGCGCTATGCAAATCTTAGGCATTAGCAGTTTGTTACTATGTGTGCTAACCATGTTTTTAATTTACATAGATCAACAAATTATTGCAGTTTGGGTATTTGGTGTTGCATTACTTTTATTAATAGCCTCTTTAGCGCTTTTAATTGTAGAAATTCAAATTTCGGTAAAAGCTTTAGAACATCATATTAGCGATATTGAAAACAGTTAA
- a CDS encoding ABC transporter permease, whose protein sequence is MNFEFFIAKRIISSKSYKSSISAPIIKIGIAAIAIGLIVMMIAIATGIGLQQKIRDKVVAFNGHVLITNYDSNNTEESITPISINQEFYPEFKTVAGISHIQAVASKFGIIRTDNDFEGAYLKGVGADYNWKYFKEFLIEGELPDYSNKRNEDVLISQYLANRLELKLNETFQMVFPKEDPEKLPNIITYTIVGIYNSGFQDFDANFIIGDIRHIQRINKWENDQIGNFEVFIDNYNELDTKGEEIYKSIPSVLNTQTITNKYSSIFEWIKIFDTNIYGIIGIMILVAGINMITALLVLILERTQMIGILKALGSSNWSIRKLFLYNASYLIILGLFWGNILGLGLLFAQKYLKLFPLDPSVYYVTEAPVYISFGYVFALNIGTLLLCLLMLLIPSYIITKISPVKAIRFD, encoded by the coding sequence TTGAATTTCGAGTTTTTTATAGCTAAACGCATAATTAGTAGTAAGTCGTATAAAAGTAGTATTTCGGCGCCAATAATAAAAATTGGTATAGCTGCAATTGCTATTGGGTTGATTGTGATGATGATAGCTATTGCAACGGGTATTGGTTTACAACAAAAAATACGCGATAAAGTAGTGGCATTTAATGGGCATGTACTAATTACTAATTACGATAGTAATAATACAGAAGAAAGTATTACACCTATATCAATTAATCAAGAGTTTTATCCGGAGTTTAAAACTGTAGCGGGGATTTCGCATATTCAAGCTGTAGCTTCAAAATTTGGTATAATTAGAACCGATAATGATTTTGAAGGTGCCTATTTAAAAGGCGTAGGGGCAGATTATAATTGGAAGTATTTCAAAGAATTTTTAATAGAAGGAGAACTGCCCGATTATTCAAATAAACGTAACGAGGATGTTTTAATATCGCAATATTTAGCCAATAGGTTAGAATTAAAGTTGAATGAAACGTTTCAAATGGTGTTTCCAAAAGAAGACCCAGAAAAACTACCAAACATTATTACATATACCATTGTTGGTATTTATAATTCTGGATTTCAAGATTTTGATGCTAACTTTATTATTGGCGATATTAGGCATATACAGCGTATTAATAAATGGGAAAATGACCAAATTGGAAATTTTGAGGTTTTTATTGATAATTATAATGAGTTAGATACAAAAGGTGAAGAAATTTATAAAAGCATTCCATCGGTTTTAAACACCCAAACTATAACCAATAAATACAGTTCTATTTTTGAATGGATTAAAATTTTTGATACTAATATTTATGGTATTATTGGTATTATGATTTTGGTAGCGGGTATAAATATGATTACTGCATTATTGGTTTTAATTTTAGAACGTACCCAAATGATTGGTATTTTAAAAGCCTTAGGAAGTAGTAATTGGAGTATTAGAAAACTATTTCTTTACAACGCTTCTTATCTAATAATTCTTGGTTTATTTTGGGGCAATATTTTAGGGCTAGGGCTGCTTTTTGCACAAAAATATTTAAAACTATTTCCGTTAGATCCTAGTGTGTATTACGTTACAGAAGCTCCTGTTTATATTAGTTTTGGTTATGTATTTGCCTTAAATATTGGTACACTTTTACTGTGCTTATTAATGCTTTTAATACCTTCTTATATTATTACAAAAATATCACCTGTAAAGGCTATTAGGTTTGATTAG
- a CDS encoding exo-beta-N-acetylmuramidase NamZ domain-containing protein, translating to MRFNVFKNTVLLFVLVLISCASKVKKDEDAPKQVQGDKSVIVGANQTNVYLPLLKGKRVGIVANQTSVIFKEKDSLFLVDPETNETKFEKIIYESTHIVDSLRSLNIDIKQVFAPEHGFRGKADAGEVVKDGVDTKTGIPIISLYGNNKKPKPEQLKNIDIVVFDIQDVGARFYTYISTLHYVMEACAEAGIPVLILDRPNPNGHYIDGPILEPKHKSFVGMHPIPVVHGMTIGEYAKMINGEKWLANGVQCELKVIPIKNYTHQTKYSLPIKPSPNLPNDIAINLYPSLCFFEGTNVSAGRGTNLQFQIYGSPFLNAEVFNFQFTPQPNEGAKYPKHQGKICYGEKLNNKANLNYLNLEWLIKAYQNTTDKTKFFNAFFIKLAGTEKLQKQIEAGLNANDIKATWTEGLEHFKTIRKQYLIYL from the coding sequence ATGCGATTTAATGTTTTCAAAAATACAGTTTTATTATTTGTTTTAGTACTAATTTCTTGTGCTTCTAAAGTGAAAAAAGATGAGGATGCCCCTAAACAAGTTCAGGGTGACAAAAGTGTTATTGTTGGTGCTAACCAAACCAACGTGTATTTACCTCTTTTAAAAGGAAAACGAGTTGGTATTGTGGCAAATCAAACTAGTGTTATTTTTAAAGAAAAAGATTCTTTGTTTTTAGTTGACCCCGAAACTAATGAAACTAAATTTGAAAAAATTATTTATGAAAGCACGCACATTGTTGACTCATTACGTTCTTTAAATATTGATATTAAACAAGTTTTTGCTCCAGAACACGGCTTTAGAGGAAAGGCCGATGCAGGAGAAGTGGTTAAAGATGGTGTTGATACCAAAACGGGGATTCCTATTATATCGCTTTATGGAAACAACAAAAAACCTAAGCCAGAGCAACTTAAAAATATAGATATTGTTGTGTTTGATATTCAAGATGTAGGAGCACGTTTTTACACCTATATTTCTACATTACATTACGTTATGGAAGCTTGTGCTGAAGCTGGTATTCCTGTACTAATTTTAGATAGACCAAACCCAAACGGACATTATATTGACGGTCCTATTTTAGAACCCAAACACAAAAGTTTTGTGGGCATGCACCCCATACCCGTAGTACATGGTATGACTATTGGTGAATATGCTAAAATGATTAATGGCGAAAAATGGTTAGCAAACGGTGTACAATGTGAGCTAAAAGTGATTCCTATTAAAAATTACACACACCAAACTAAATATAGTTTACCCATAAAACCAAGTCCTAATTTACCTAATGATATTGCTATAAACCTATACCCTAGTTTATGTTTTTTTGAAGGCACAAACGTAAGTGCTGGTAGGGGCACCAACTTACAATTTCAAATTTATGGCAGTCCGTTTTTAAATGCCGAAGTTTTTAATTTTCAGTTTACGCCTCAACCCAATGAAGGTGCTAAATACCCAAAACATCAAGGTAAAATTTGCTATGGCGAAAAGCTAAACAACAAAGCTAATTTAAATTATCTTAACCTTGAATGGTTAATAAAAGCGTACCAAAACACTACTGATAAAACTAAATTTTTCAATGCTTTTTTTATTAAACTTGCTGGTACTGAAAAGTTGCAAAAACAAATTGAGGCTGGTTTAAATGCTAATGACATTAAAGCTACTTGGACTGAAGGTTTGGAACATTTTAAAACAATTAGAAAACAGTATTTAATTTATCTGTAA
- a CDS encoding sterol desaturase family protein produces the protein MEALLNYFETIPSLHRAIIIVGGLTFFWLLEGIMPLFGKPYKKWQHAIPNIFFTLTTVLVNLPLAFLLLKSSDWVVSNSFGILYWLPEMPLWLFAVVGLLLMDLVGAYLPHLIEHKVKPLWMVHLVHHTDHNVDATTANRHHPLESVIRYVFTLLGVFVIGAPIALVMLYQSLSVVATQFNHANIKLPKRFDTVLSYVIVSPDMHKVHHHYRLPYTDSNYGNIFSVWDRLFGTFMKLDANKIVYGVDVFPNEKKNTHIGELLKQPFQKYDKPTINPDL, from the coding sequence ATGGAGGCGCTCTTAAATTACTTTGAAACCATACCATCGCTACACCGTGCAATAATTATAGTTGGAGGTTTAACCTTTTTCTGGTTATTAGAAGGTATCATGCCATTATTTGGCAAACCTTATAAAAAATGGCAGCACGCCATACCAAATATTTTCTTTACACTTACTACTGTATTGGTAAATTTACCGTTGGCCTTTTTACTGTTAAAATCATCAGATTGGGTGGTGAGTAATAGTTTTGGAATCTTGTATTGGTTACCAGAAATGCCACTTTGGTTATTTGCTGTAGTGGGCTTATTATTAATGGATCTTGTAGGTGCCTATTTACCTCATTTAATAGAGCATAAAGTAAAACCATTGTGGATGGTGCATTTGGTACATCATACAGATCATAATGTAGATGCCACCACAGCAAATCGGCATCACCCGCTAGAAAGTGTCATTAGGTATGTATTTACTTTGTTAGGGGTTTTTGTTATTGGCGCACCCATAGCATTGGTAATGTTGTACCAATCTTTATCGGTTGTAGCAACACAATTTAACCATGCCAATATAAAGTTGCCAAAACGTTTTGATACTGTTTTAAGCTACGTTATAGTGTCTCCAGATATGCATAAAGTGCATCATCATTACCGCTTGCCGTATACAGATTCTAACTACGGAAATATTTTCTCTGTTTGGGACAGACTCTTTGGTACTTTCATGAAATTAGATGCCAATAAAATTGTTTATGGCGTTGATGTATTTCCTAATGAAAAGAAAAATACCCATATAGGAGAGCTGTTAAAACAACCTTTTCAGAAATATGATAAGCCAACTATAAATCCAGATTTATAA
- a CDS encoding YkgJ family cysteine cluster protein: protein MQDIIDNLPKQAKDKHNENKKFFQKLKKKPPKNLDYIMQELHEEEFERTDCLKCANCCKTTGPLFTDKDIERIAKFFRLKPKQFIEQYLRIDEDNDYVLQTVPCTFLGADNYCSIYDVRPKACREFPHTDRKKFQQISNLTLKNVAICPAAFNIVEAMKQRLK from the coding sequence ATGCAAGACATTATAGATAATCTTCCAAAGCAGGCCAAAGATAAGCATAACGAGAATAAAAAATTCTTTCAGAAATTAAAAAAGAAACCTCCAAAGAATTTAGATTATATAATGCAGGAGTTACACGAGGAAGAATTTGAAAGAACCGATTGTTTAAAATGTGCTAACTGTTGTAAAACAACGGGGCCGTTATTTACAGATAAAGATATTGAGCGTATTGCTAAGTTTTTCAGGTTAAAACCCAAACAATTTATTGAACAGTATTTAAGGATAGATGAAGACAACGATTATGTTTTGCAAACAGTACCGTGTACTTTTTTAGGAGCTGATAATTATTGCTCTATTTATGATGTAAGACCTAAAGCATGTAGAGAATTTCCGCATACCGATAGAAAAAAGTTTCAGCAAATTTCTAACCTAACACTTAAAAATGTGGCTATTTGTCCGGCAGCTTTTAATATTGTTGAAGCCATGAAACAACGTTTAAAATAA
- a CDS encoding bifunctional 2-polyprenyl-6-hydroxyphenol methylase/3-demethylubiquinol 3-O-methyltransferase UbiG: protein MKDIFGKALIDYYKNNYTEDIITSTNISEDDELPLPYLFRGFSEMPKLEQKALQLAKGNVLDVGCGSGSHSLYLQKNGLTVKAIDISKGAIEVAKLRGVFNAEVLDILNETETFDTILLLMNGTGIFQELNKVAKYLKHLKNLLKPKGQILIDSSDIKYMYEDEDGGFWIDTNANYYGELDYFISYKGEKEVPLKWLYLDFNTLKLACETVSLQCELIQEGDHFDYLARLTL, encoded by the coding sequence ATGAAAGACATTTTTGGTAAGGCACTCATAGATTATTACAAGAATAATTATACTGAAGACATCATTACCTCAACCAATATTTCTGAAGATGATGAGCTTCCGCTCCCCTATTTATTTAGAGGTTTTTCTGAAATGCCTAAATTAGAACAAAAGGCGTTACAATTGGCTAAAGGAAATGTACTTGATGTTGGCTGCGGTTCTGGAAGCCACAGTTTGTATTTACAAAAAAACGGACTTACAGTAAAAGCTATTGACATCTCTAAAGGCGCTATTGAAGTTGCCAAACTACGTGGTGTTTTTAATGCCGAAGTTTTAGATATTTTAAATGAAACCGAAACCTTTGACACTATTCTTTTGCTTATGAATGGCACAGGTATTTTTCAAGAATTAAATAAAGTTGCTAAATATTTAAAACACTTAAAAAACCTATTAAAACCTAAGGGACAAATACTCATTGATTCTTCTGATATAAAATACATGTATGAAGATGAAGATGGTGGTTTTTGGATTGATACCAATGCTAATTATTATGGCGAATTAGATTATTTTATTAGCTATAAAGGTGAAAAAGAAGTGCCCTTGAAATGGCTTTACCTTGATTTTAACACTTTAAAATTAGCCTGTGAAACTGTTAGTTTACAGTGTGAATTGATACAGGAAGGAGATCATTTTGATTATTTAGCCCGCTTAACATTATAA
- a CDS encoding DoxX family protein: MKTQEKKLEVSYLSVVILRIMLSLIFIVASMSHFFKLEQTVKRIEAANFGFIANILGTPKIAVILSGITMLIAGISLLIGFKTKISAIILIAVLVPITLTIQVGQWATLGPLFKNIAILGGLLFFSINSNIKFNKK; the protein is encoded by the coding sequence ATGAAAACTCAAGAAAAAAAACTTGAAGTTAGCTATCTTTCTGTAGTTATACTTCGCATAATGCTAAGTTTAATTTTTATTGTGGCTAGTATGAGCCATTTTTTTAAACTAGAGCAAACAGTAAAAAGAATAGAAGCTGCTAATTTTGGCTTTATAGCCAATATATTGGGTACACCTAAAATTGCAGTTATACTATCAGGTATTACTATGTTAATTGCTGGAATTTCATTATTAATAGGCTTTAAAACAAAAATTTCGGCTATAATTTTAATTGCTGTATTAGTACCTATTACTTTAACCATACAAGTTGGTCAATGGGCAACTTTGGGACCATTGTTTAAGAACATTGCTATTCTAGGAGGTCTCCTTTTCTTTAGTATAAATTCAAATATAAAATTTAACAAAAAATGA
- a CDS encoding DsrE family protein, giving the protein MRNISIITIQLFLFTIGISQAQTVNYEKNNYLVLSKNIQQLKPVILTATELAEQDGNKYGEFYVIFCGKTVQNISKNKEFISLTKQAKKQNLKVFVCGLSLKKFGIDPNDLPNTIEVTKNGILDGFQLTKKGFISLTI; this is encoded by the coding sequence ATGAGAAATATATCAATAATCACAATACAGCTATTCTTATTTACAATAGGAATTTCTCAAGCGCAAACAGTCAATTACGAAAAGAATAATTATTTAGTGCTTTCAAAAAACATTCAACAACTAAAACCAGTAATACTAACAGCTACCGAACTAGCTGAACAAGATGGTAACAAATATGGAGAGTTCTATGTTATTTTTTGTGGCAAAACAGTTCAAAATATTTCAAAAAACAAAGAATTCATTTCACTCACAAAACAGGCTAAAAAACAAAACTTAAAAGTTTTTGTCTGTGGGTTATCGTTAAAAAAGTTTGGTATAGACCCGAATGACTTACCTAATACCATAGAAGTAACAAAAAATGGAATTCTAGATGGATTTCAACTTACTAAAAAAGGGTTTATTTCTTTAACTATATAA
- a CDS encoding TQO small subunit DoxD codes for MKNIKNDAGLLVLAIRLVIGWTYFSAFWRRTILANKLDPEIAGYIGEKFNHFLPNALGIKPIIQYLVENPDMLWINMVVFTVIEGIVGLFIIFGLFTRLMSIGVFGLAMGILLGSGWIGTTCLDEWQIGVLGIATGFVLFLTGSGQYSLDNYLMINDFSITKKKWFTWLGSGIIPIKESVFPKVVLIGSLFILGMTLFTNQVFHGGLWGTLHNKSVKPNLEITEGKIENSTLSFNIFRTEGVDVYGSWVIAIELIDENNKTIVKYSQKDLAELNNENIENYYIANVKPGKHSLIVPLGAKAKLNLKKEKLSNLASGKYVLKITDISGAYWTHLIEK; via the coding sequence ATGAAAAACATAAAGAATGATGCAGGATTATTAGTCTTGGCAATTAGGCTTGTTATTGGTTGGACTTATTTTTCAGCCTTTTGGAGAAGAACAATTTTGGCCAATAAATTAGACCCTGAAATAGCAGGTTATATTGGAGAAAAATTCAATCATTTTTTACCTAATGCCTTAGGTATAAAGCCCATAATCCAATATCTAGTAGAAAATCCAGATATGCTCTGGATAAATATGGTTGTTTTTACAGTAATAGAGGGTATTGTAGGTCTATTTATCATTTTTGGTCTCTTTACTAGACTAATGAGTATTGGTGTTTTTGGTTTAGCAATGGGTATACTCCTTGGTTCAGGCTGGATAGGAACAACTTGTCTTGATGAGTGGCAAATAGGAGTCTTAGGAATAGCCACTGGCTTTGTTTTATTCTTAACTGGGAGTGGACAATATTCTTTAGATAATTATTTGATGATAAATGATTTTTCTATTACCAAAAAGAAATGGTTTACTTGGCTTGGTTCTGGTATAATACCTATTAAAGAAAGTGTTTTTCCTAAAGTAGTACTAATAGGATCTCTATTTATTTTAGGAATGACCTTATTTACCAACCAAGTATTTCATGGTGGCTTATGGGGTACACTTCACAATAAATCTGTTAAACCAAATTTAGAAATTACAGAAGGTAAAATTGAAAACTCCACACTATCATTTAATATATTTAGAACAGAAGGTGTTGATGTTTATGGTTCTTGGGTAATAGCAATTGAATTAATTGATGAAAACAACAAAACAATTGTTAAATATTCACAAAAAGATCTGGCTGAGTTGAATAATGAAAATATTGAAAATTATTATATTGCTAATGTTAAACCTGGAAAACATAGTTTAATTGTGCCATTGGGAGCTAAGGCTAAATTAAATTTAAAAAAAGAAAAACTATCAAACTTAGCTAGTGGTAAATATGTTCTTAAAATTACAGATATTAGTGGTGCTTATTGGACACATTTAATTGAAAAATAA
- a CDS encoding transposase, producing the protein MYKNDKVIRRYSEPFKLKILDELSKGKHTKSELCKLYSIAPTTVNEWIKKYNRKDLMNTRVKVETKDET; encoded by the coding sequence ATGTACAAAAACGACAAAGTAATCAGACGGTATTCAGAACCTTTTAAACTGAAAATTCTAGATGAACTTAGTAAAGGGAAACACACAAAGAGCGAACTTTGTAAACTCTACTCTATTGCTCCCACAACAGTCAATGAGTGGATTAAAAAGTATAATCGTAAAGATTTAATGAACACCAGAGTAAAAGTGGAAACTAAAGACGAAACCTAA
- a CDS encoding IS3 family transposase has protein sequence MSHCFGLKRDAYYKYKSRADKRLKLEQQIIDIVSKKRKSLPREGVRKLIKSLDDEFTKANLKVGRDTLFNVLRKHNMLTLRKKTSARTTNSYHRFYKYNNLIKNIEVTRPNQVWVSDITYIRTVKGFCYLALITDMHSRKIVGYDLSDSLELKGCVRALNKAIYQAKDIKQLIHHSDRGIQYCSNVYTQILKRKKIDISMTEENHCYENAMAERVNGILKDEFYLDQTFDNVAHAKRAAKNAINLYNEVRLHLSLDCKTPNMVYQLSA, from the coding sequence ATAAGCCATTGTTTTGGTCTTAAACGTGATGCGTATTATAAATACAAATCTAGAGCTGATAAGCGTTTAAAACTAGAACAACAGATTATTGACATAGTCAGTAAAAAACGTAAATCCCTTCCTAGAGAAGGTGTACGGAAACTCATAAAATCTTTAGATGATGAGTTTACTAAAGCCAATCTTAAAGTCGGGAGAGACACCTTATTTAACGTCCTTAGAAAACACAATATGCTTACTCTTAGAAAGAAAACTAGTGCCAGAACAACCAATTCTTATCATCGCTTTTATAAATATAACAACCTGATAAAGAACATAGAAGTTACCAGACCAAACCAAGTTTGGGTTAGTGACATAACTTATATTAGAACCGTAAAAGGCTTTTGTTACCTAGCTTTAATAACAGATATGCATTCCAGGAAAATTGTAGGTTATGACCTGAGTGACAGCTTGGAATTAAAAGGTTGTGTAAGAGCGTTAAATAAAGCTATTTATCAAGCTAAAGACATTAAACAACTTATTCATCATTCAGATAGAGGAATACAGTATTGTAGCAATGTTTACACGCAAATACTTAAGAGAAAAAAGATAGATATTAGTATGACAGAAGAAAATCATTGTTATGAAAATGCCATGGCAGAACGTGTAAACGGTATCTTAAAAGATGAATTTTATCTAGACCAAACCTTTGATAATGTGGCTCATGCTAAGAGAGCTGCAAAAAATGCAATTAATTTATACAACGAAGTAAGATTACACTTATCTTTAGACTGCAAAACACCGAATATGGTATATCAATTATCAGCTTAA
- a CDS encoding SMEK domain-containing protein, which yields MSLIDFQHLQQQIKNKLFEISYKLECFNQSGDTDISRYAETYFKELFNIIYKKDNWVFTKATKINQDTYDLFDDKNKICIQITSNKRQSKKDNTIQQFESKYYPNGFNTLIILFTTKSKPKKNKSTQDFEYYDFNITEFCGLIEDKCQQTELLKIRDILVNNTGLPRNTNKTAKNSQNKKVSQREFLRRRKIEKELEKELLVENFWEKIDGEELAKLPIHKFKDSRFILRSISDESYPNVDENSEWSRTFMYDFYEKGILIWLDALSGTEAAVNKNMEWYVLEYGEKNKELDKGFQRVKIRILGELPFKNIIDWKDGDAYYNDYHLFCKYDGIDESPFDKIVYRFENTLGYFWEELDIDKKLK from the coding sequence ATGAGCTTAATTGATTTTCAGCACTTACAACAACAGATTAAAAACAAACTCTTTGAAATTTCATATAAATTAGAATGTTTTAATCAATCTGGAGATACGGATATAAGTAGATACGCCGAAACTTATTTTAAAGAATTATTTAATATAATCTATAAAAAAGATAATTGGGTATTCACAAAAGCGACAAAAATCAATCAAGACACATACGATTTATTTGATGATAAAAACAAAATCTGCATCCAAATCACATCAAATAAAAGACAAAGTAAAAAAGATAATACTATCCAACAATTTGAAAGCAAGTATTACCCAAATGGTTTCAATACATTGATAATATTATTTACAACAAAATCGAAACCAAAAAAAAATAAAAGTACACAGGACTTTGAATACTATGATTTCAATATCACTGAATTTTGCGGATTAATTGAAGATAAATGTCAGCAAACCGAATTGCTAAAAATTCGGGACATTTTAGTAAATAATACTGGACTTCCGAGAAACACAAATAAGACTGCAAAAAATTCTCAAAATAAAAAAGTATCGCAAAGAGAGTTTTTAAGGAGAAGAAAAATCGAAAAAGAATTAGAAAAGGAGTTACTCGTAGAAAATTTTTGGGAGAAAATTGACGGAGAAGAATTAGCAAAATTACCAATTCATAAGTTTAAAGATTCGCGTTTTATATTACGTTCTATTTCGGACGAGTCCTATCCAAATGTTGATGAAAACTCCGAATGGTCAAGAACATTTATGTATGACTTTTATGAAAAAGGTATACTCATTTGGCTTGATGCACTCTCTGGTACAGAGGCAGCAGTCAATAAAAATATGGAATGGTATGTTCTAGAGTATGGTGAAAAAAACAAAGAATTGGACAAAGGGTTTCAACGAGTTAAAATCAGAATTTTAGGAGAACTCCCTTTCAAGAATATTATTGATTGGAAAGATGGAGATGCCTATTATAATGATTATCATTTATTTTGTAAATATGACGGCATAGACGAATCACCTTTTGACAAGATAGTTTACCGATTTGAAAATACTCTTGGCTATTTCTGGGAAGAATTGGATATTGATAAAAAACTAAAATAA